One genomic segment of Rivularia sp. PCC 7116 includes these proteins:
- a CDS encoding DUF4114 domain-containing protein produces the protein MANPNAKEQYMLELINRIRTNPEAEYDLLVDSSNEDIKSALSYFNVNLDVLKSQWNQLQASQPVAWSNKLHESAVTHSKLMIEEDKQSHNLPNEPKLGDRIRNTGYEFTTIAENIYAYGSSVFESHAAFAIDWGNSTNGIQSPPAHRNAIMSNRFREVGIGILPENNSSTKVGSVVTTQHFANSKNLTANDRSWLLGTAFRDVDNNDFYSIGEGLDNIILNISGISNPDFSTSIATQDAGGYQTLLSPGEYQVEFIRDNKNIKTEKVTVNDENVKLDLMIDGKTYQLDDGKRDAHYNPGSGDAIVFNAYTADAKYQTIDFISVGLSNLGNPSKVFLYQDRDNDRQPDSDEKILEIDTNILDKEDFAHIPIQPTKVENTFFVGALYGSQNNNPTWVPVDNDSSAQQSWIAANKAGNLDLNNFSTSLLTGKNWLLRASSSDSTISEQPISPGISVNSGKSEPIGTNLQKSNNIELIDLTNQISTVKASVEVTRDADYDNLIGFYAVNNASGGIEVNDEIINPGDSRYKQAALENRITSLELLHTDKRGEFNGTFAGGTIFAPFIIADGDLSDALSNNAEVYFAYQGANSDNFDHIRLIDDNKFGFEDLAGGGDKDYNDLIVTIDFTV, from the coding sequence ATGGCAAATCCAAATGCAAAAGAGCAGTACATGCTCGAATTGATTAATCGAATCCGAACTAATCCGGAGGCTGAATACGATTTATTAGTTGATTCTAGTAATGAAGATATTAAAAGCGCTTTAAGTTATTTCAATGTCAATTTAGATGTATTGAAATCTCAATGGAATCAACTCCAAGCCTCACAGCCAGTAGCTTGGTCAAATAAACTACATGAGTCTGCTGTTACTCACAGCAAGTTGATGATTGAGGAAGATAAACAATCACACAATTTACCTAATGAACCGAAATTAGGCGATCGCATTCGTAATACTGGTTATGAATTTACAACCATAGCAGAAAATATTTACGCTTACGGAAGTTCGGTATTTGAAAGTCATGCGGCTTTTGCTATCGACTGGGGGAACAGTACTAACGGAATCCAAAGTCCTCCCGCACACCGTAATGCTATTATGTCTAACCGCTTTCGAGAAGTTGGGATAGGTATTTTACCGGAAAATAATAGTAGTACGAAAGTTGGCTCTGTTGTCACAACTCAACATTTTGCGAATAGTAAAAATCTAACAGCAAACGATAGATCCTGGCTGCTCGGTACAGCATTTCGTGATGTCGATAACAATGACTTCTACAGTATTGGTGAAGGTTTAGACAATATTATTTTAAATATTAGCGGTATTAGCAACCCAGATTTCAGTACTTCAATCGCAACTCAAGATGCTGGTGGATATCAAACTTTATTATCTCCTGGAGAATATCAGGTAGAATTTATCCGGGATAACAAAAATATCAAGACAGAGAAAGTCACTGTAAACGACGAAAACGTCAAGCTAGACTTAATGATAGACGGTAAAACATATCAACTAGATGACGGCAAGCGAGATGCACACTATAATCCAGGTAGCGGGGATGCAATAGTATTTAATGCTTACACCGCCGATGCTAAATATCAAACTATTGATTTTATCTCAGTAGGTTTATCTAACTTAGGCAACCCATCAAAAGTTTTTCTCTATCAAGACAGAGATAACGACAGACAGCCAGATAGCGACGAGAAAATCTTAGAAATTGATACTAATATTTTAGATAAAGAGGATTTTGCTCATATCCCGATTCAACCTACAAAAGTAGAAAATACATTTTTCGTTGGAGCTTTATATGGAAGTCAAAACAACAATCCCACATGGGTTCCTGTAGATAATGACTCATCGGCACAGCAATCTTGGATAGCTGCAAATAAGGCCGGTAATTTAGACCTAAATAACTTTTCCACTTCTCTATTAACAGGAAAAAATTGGCTCTTACGTGCTAGTTCATCAGATAGCACTATATCAGAACAGCCTATTTCACCTGGCATTTCTGTAAACAGCGGCAAATCAGAACCTATCGGCACAAACTTACAAAAGAGTAATAACATCGAGCTAATCGATTTAACGAATCAAATTAGTACGGTAAAAGCTTCCGTTGAAGTTACCCGTGATGCAGACTACGACAACCTCATTGGTTTTTATGCAGTGAATAATGCTAGCGGTGGAATTGAAGTCAATGATGAAATAATAAATCCTGGTGATTCTAGATACAAACAAGCAGCCCTAGAAAACCGAATAACGAGTCTGGAATTATTACATACTGATAAACGAGGAGAATTCAACGGAACATTTGCAGGTGGAACTATATTTGCTCCTTTCATTATCGCCGATGGTGATTTATCTGATGCTCTTAGCAACAATGCAGAAGTTTACTTTGCATATCAAGGTGCAAACAGCGACAATTTCGATCATATTCGATTAATAGATGACAACAAATTTGGTTTTGAAGATTTAGCTGGAGGTGGAGACAAAGACTATAACGATTTGATTGTCACAATAGATTTTACCGTCTAA
- a CDS encoding hydrolase encodes MNNNISSDLAQQLQANIDSVVQSTKIPGVAVAVISPEENWYGASGVSNLETEKSMNPDDLFKIGSISKTFTGATILKLVEEEKLSLQDTLDKWLPDSTIANIPNAKEITVEQLMNHTSGIFSYTNNLKFATDELAVLNGADIDRSREAILENYVSGEDAYFAPGESFFYSNTNYLLLGMLIEATTGNSYQSEVNRLILEPLGLDNTYFVGDEIPDERFVRGYGDLLGEDGSLGADGIYEDTTDAFSSLASTLSDGGIVSNSKDVARFSDALFSGELIIPESLNKMLSWSNIDEAEVEVGSQYGNGVYEEKTPWGENWGHDGGTFGYISKMRYFPETDTTITVFVNQLDPQAVILPTDSVFSDVSKTLFGETNNITPEGFFDSLDSNFVDGLIDAIDGVDNKADLIALASNENTLAEFDYDAVNEDKFFELIDNPLNQDEFNDLLNFLRYGDVVKEESDVMVGNKADNTLAGEDRNDTLAGGLGDDLIFGQGGDDVLRGDLNNRSGGGNVGGNDTIYGGIGSDRIGGKAGNDLIFGDIGNDRIWGDAGDDTLTGGLGNDSLYGGTGNDVFILELNQGTDKIFDFKVDDDFIGIASLGISVEDIDLSQQGKNAVIAVDGSDIAILQNLNFESLSVDNFAFV; translated from the coding sequence ATGAATAACAATATTTCTTCCGATTTAGCTCAGCAGTTACAAGCAAATATCGATTCAGTTGTGCAAAGTACGAAAATACCCGGTGTAGCTGTCGCTGTTATCAGCCCTGAAGAAAATTGGTACGGTGCGAGCGGGGTTTCTAATTTGGAGACTGAGAAATCGATGAATCCAGATGATTTGTTCAAAATAGGTAGTATCAGCAAAACATTTACGGGTGCAACTATCCTTAAGTTAGTGGAAGAAGAAAAGCTTAGTTTGCAAGATACTTTAGATAAATGGCTGCCAGATTCTACGATCGCGAATATTCCTAATGCTAAAGAAATTACCGTTGAGCAATTAATGAATCATACCAGCGGTATTTTCAGCTATACAAATAACCTTAAATTCGCTACAGATGAATTAGCAGTGCTTAATGGTGCAGATATCGACAGAAGTCGGGAAGCGATTCTTGAAAATTATGTTTCCGGAGAGGATGCTTATTTTGCACCTGGGGAATCCTTCTTTTATTCCAATACTAATTACCTTTTGTTAGGAATGTTAATTGAAGCTACTACAGGTAATTCTTATCAAAGTGAGGTTAATCGTTTAATTTTAGAACCTTTAGGATTAGATAACACCTATTTTGTAGGAGACGAGATTCCAGATGAAAGATTCGTTAGGGGCTACGGAGATTTGCTGGGGGAAGATGGAAGTCTGGGTGCAGATGGTATTTATGAAGATACTACGGATGCGTTTTCGTCTCTTGCTTCAACCCTAAGTGATGGCGGAATCGTTTCTAATAGCAAAGATGTAGCTCGTTTTAGCGATGCGTTATTTAGTGGGGAATTGATAATACCTGAAAGTCTCAATAAAATGCTTTCATGGTCAAATATTGATGAAGCGGAAGTGGAAGTAGGCAGCCAATATGGTAATGGTGTATACGAAGAAAAAACCCCTTGGGGAGAAAATTGGGGACACGATGGCGGAACCTTTGGCTATATCAGTAAAATGCGATATTTTCCCGAAACGGATACAACCATTACTGTTTTTGTAAATCAACTAGATCCTCAAGCTGTTATATTGCCTACCGATTCTGTATTTTCGGATGTGAGTAAAACTCTATTCGGTGAGACGAATAATATTACTCCGGAAGGATTTTTTGATTCTTTGGATAGCAATTTTGTTGATGGATTGATTGATGCGATTGATGGAGTTGATAATAAAGCTGATTTAATTGCTTTAGCGAGTAACGAAAATACACTGGCAGAGTTTGATTATGATGCTGTAAACGAAGACAAATTTTTCGAGTTGATTGATAACCCATTGAATCAAGACGAATTCAATGATTTGCTTAATTTCCTACGTTATGGCGATGTAGTGAAAGAAGAAAGCGATGTCATGGTAGGGAATAAAGCAGACAATACCCTTGCTGGTGAAGATAGAAACGATACCTTAGCTGGAGGATTGGGTGATGATTTAATTTTTGGACAAGGTGGTGATGATGTTTTAAGAGGGGATTTAAATAATCGTTCCGGTGGTGGAAATGTTGGGGGAAATGACACTATTTATGGTGGAATAGGAAGCGATCGTATCGGTGGTAAAGCTGGTAATGACTTGATTTTTGGCGACATTGGTAATGACAGAATTTGGGGTGATGCTGGTGATGACACTCTAACGGGTGGTTTGGGTAATGATAGTCTCTATGGTGGCACTGGTAATGACGTGTTTATCTTAGAACTTAATCAAGGTACGGATAAAATCTTTGATTTTAAAGTCGATGATGATTTTATTGGCATTGCCAGTTTAGGTATTAGTGTGGAAGATATCGATCTTAGTCAACAAGGAAAAAATGCTGTAATTGCTGTTGATGGTTCGGATATCGCGATTTTGCAAAATCTGAATTTTGAAAGTTTGAGTGTAGATAATTTTGCTTTTGTTTAA
- a CDS encoding heavy metal translocating P-type ATPase, whose amino-acid sequence MTSNKSTHSDCCGRDGGHSHYGEFSLKNEIVPVALSMILFVIGLIFYEDLHNTRFFLGEYLVFVPAYLISGWAVLTAAGRNILRGKIFDENFLMTVATLGAIAIHQIPEAVAVMLFFQVGELFQDFSVSRSRSSIKSLLEVRPDSANLKVDGEMKPVSPKSVQVGNIIVVKPGEKIPLDGEITEGASQVDTSPLTGESVPRTVQVGETVLAGTINKSGVLTVRVSKLFEESSISKILYLVENASSKKATTEKFITRFARYYTPVVVFFSLAVAILPPLFVPGETSAEWVYRALVLLVISCPCGLVISIPLGYFGGVGGAAKRGILVKGSTFLDTLTDVQTVVFDKTGTLTKGVFNVTQIVPKNGCSETELLHLAAKVESQSNHPVAKSILSAYGESVETSDVKDYREIAGHGIQARVGNSIVIVGNSRLLLRENIEHDVCDVEGTIVHVAVDGVYRGRITIADELKDDAVEAIRNLKNAGVEQIVMLTGDNQTVAQIIARQLNLDSYLAELLPEDKVEAIETYLGKASKGKKVVFVGDGINDAPVIARADLGMAMGGLGSDAAIETADVVLMTDAPSKIAEAIQVGKKTHKIVWQNIVLAMGVKGLFIILGIFGIATLWEAVFADVGVALLAILNAGRILKVN is encoded by the coding sequence ATGACATCGAACAAGTCAACGCATTCTGATTGCTGTGGACGCGATGGCGGTCACAGTCATTATGGAGAATTCAGCCTGAAGAATGAAATTGTACCTGTTGCACTGTCGATGATTTTGTTTGTGATAGGTTTGATTTTCTATGAAGATTTGCACAACACTCGCTTTTTTTTAGGTGAGTACTTGGTTTTTGTCCCCGCTTATCTCATAAGTGGTTGGGCTGTTTTGACCGCAGCCGGACGTAATATACTGCGGGGTAAAATATTCGATGAAAACTTCCTGATGACAGTCGCCACATTAGGAGCAATCGCCATTCATCAAATTCCCGAAGCTGTAGCGGTGATGTTATTTTTCCAAGTTGGAGAGCTTTTCCAAGATTTTTCAGTAAGTCGCTCTCGCTCTTCGATAAAATCGCTTTTAGAAGTACGTCCAGACTCAGCCAATCTCAAAGTAGATGGTGAAATGAAACCAGTTTCCCCCAAAAGCGTCCAAGTTGGTAACATAATTGTCGTCAAACCGGGCGAGAAAATTCCTTTAGACGGCGAAATTACAGAGGGTGCTTCGCAAGTAGACACTTCTCCATTAACTGGAGAATCCGTACCGCGAACCGTTCAAGTTGGAGAAACTGTTTTAGCAGGAACGATAAATAAATCCGGTGTTTTAACCGTTCGAGTCAGCAAGTTATTTGAAGAATCTTCGATTTCCAAAATTCTATATTTAGTAGAAAACGCTAGTAGCAAAAAAGCGACTACTGAGAAATTTATTACCCGCTTCGCTCGCTATTATACTCCAGTAGTTGTTTTCTTCTCTTTAGCAGTAGCAATATTACCACCACTATTTGTACCAGGTGAAACTTCAGCAGAATGGGTCTATCGTGCTTTGGTGTTGTTAGTAATTTCATGTCCTTGTGGTTTAGTAATTAGTATTCCCCTGGGCTATTTCGGTGGTGTTGGAGGTGCTGCGAAAAGAGGTATTCTAGTCAAAGGTTCAACATTTCTCGATACTCTTACAGATGTTCAAACAGTTGTATTTGATAAAACTGGAACTTTAACCAAAGGAGTTTTTAATGTCACTCAAATAGTTCCGAAAAACGGTTGTAGTGAAACAGAATTATTACATCTAGCAGCAAAAGTTGAATCACAATCTAATCATCCAGTAGCAAAATCAATTTTATCTGCATACGGTGAATCGGTTGAAACTTCAGATGTGAAAGATTATCGGGAAATTGCCGGACATGGCATTCAAGCTAGAGTCGGGAATTCAATTGTTATTGTAGGGAATTCTCGTTTGCTACTTCGAGAGAATATTGAGCATGATGTATGTGACGTTGAGGGAACGATAGTACATGTAGCTGTAGATGGGGTTTACAGGGGAAGAATTACTATCGCTGATGAACTCAAAGACGATGCAGTTGAAGCGATTCGGAATTTAAAGAATGCTGGTGTGGAACAAATTGTTATGCTTACCGGAGATAATCAAACCGTTGCTCAAATCATTGCTCGACAGTTAAATTTAGACTCTTATCTTGCAGAGTTATTACCCGAAGATAAAGTAGAAGCCATAGAGACATATTTAGGTAAAGCTAGTAAAGGTAAGAAAGTAGTGTTTGTTGGTGATGGAATTAACGACGCACCCGTAATTGCTAGAGCCGATCTAGGTATGGCAATGGGAGGATTGGGTTCGGATGCAGCCATTGAAACAGCGGATGTGGTACTGATGACAGATGCTCCTTCTAAGATTGCTGAAGCGATTCAAGTTGGTAAAAAGACTCACAAAATTGTTTGGCAAAATATCGTTTTGGCTATGGGAGTCAAAGGCTTATTTATTATCTTAGGAATATTTGGTATTGCAACTTTATGGGAAGCGGTATTTGCAGATGTGGGGGTAGCTCTGTTGGCAATTTTGAATGCAGGTAGGATTTTGAAAGTTAATTGA
- a CDS encoding peptidylprolyl isomerase, whose translation MTALLQIGDRAINVDEILPLLKQYGMLPQLLREIVIDDATASISLSEEEVTEAYKQFYQQQQLGNEEQLQAWLKSRGLEREQLDYLVTRTLKLEKFKQDTWGAKVEPYFLQRKEKLDKVIYSLIRVNDIAVAQELYFRVQENEQPFAELAREYSKGPEAQTGGLIGPVELGVPHPVLAKMLLKSQPGQALPPTRLGDWILIVRLEQFLPAQLDAATHKRLLNEQFESWLQGEISSAIKNGQLSADKDDSSEG comes from the coding sequence ATGACCGCACTTTTACAAATCGGCGATCGCGCTATTAATGTTGATGAGATTCTTCCACTGCTCAAGCAGTACGGAATGCTGCCTCAGCTACTAAGAGAAATAGTTATTGATGACGCGACTGCTTCTATTTCGCTCTCAGAAGAAGAAGTAACAGAAGCGTATAAACAATTTTATCAACAACAGCAGTTAGGAAATGAGGAACAATTACAAGCTTGGTTAAAATCCCGTGGCTTGGAACGAGAACAACTAGACTACTTGGTCACTCGTACTCTTAAATTAGAAAAATTTAAACAAGATACTTGGGGAGCAAAGGTAGAGCCATATTTTCTTCAACGAAAGGAAAAGTTAGACAAAGTCATTTATTCGTTAATTCGCGTAAATGATATTGCTGTGGCTCAAGAATTATACTTCCGCGTTCAAGAAAATGAGCAGCCCTTCGCAGAATTAGCCCGCGAATATTCAAAAGGTCCGGAAGCCCAGACAGGTGGATTGATTGGTCCGGTAGAGTTAGGAGTGCCCCATCCAGTTTTAGCAAAAATGTTGCTCAAATCTCAACCGGGGCAAGCATTACCCCCGACTCGTCTAGGAGATTGGATTTTAATAGTGCGGTTAGAACAATTTCTTCCGGCTCAGTTAGACGCAGCTACACATAAGCGACTGCTAAACGAGCAATTTGAAAGCTGGCTACAAGGAGAAATATCTTCTGCAATCAAAAACGGGCAGCTATCGGCAGACAAAGATGATTCTAGCGAGGGGTAA
- a CDS encoding SGNH/GDSL hydrolase family protein — translation MTSITNISLLKDISPQITSQNSFTSFITFGDSLADVGNLFITTRSINPNPPSPPYADGRFSNGELVPEIIAKELGLSASTPSLAGGDNYAFGTAETGSGFSDEGLPNVGEQIKTYLDIDAPAEGDLFFITAGSNNFFPDIDEEVIPDNISTPASVLEGLTENITTLADAGAENFIIPNIALLGSLPFARNEGISDALNTASTEFNSLLGNKLDDLENELGINIIELDVASEIAQILANPSAFGLTNVSEPALNTETLNVVPNPNEYFWWDEFHATSVVSSLVAQSVIDEIPKDTVGFRDTKTPANFPSVQSLSISYSDYETSYSIADSGKDTSNYTFSFGAANEYLNSFVFGESSEILWFADAKQKNIPGDIQNTLFATDSYL, via the coding sequence ATGACTAGCATCACAAATATTTCTCTTTTGAAAGACATCAGCCCTCAAATTACTTCTCAAAACTCATTCACTAGCTTCATCACATTCGGTGATAGTCTTGCAGATGTTGGTAACTTATTTATCACTACCCGCTCAATCAATCCAAATCCACCATCTCCACCTTATGCGGATGGAAGATTTTCCAACGGTGAACTCGTACCAGAAATAATAGCGAAAGAATTAGGTTTATCGGCTTCTACTCCCTCCCTCGCTGGTGGAGATAACTATGCATTCGGAACAGCAGAAACTGGTTCTGGCTTTTCCGATGAAGGGCTACCCAATGTTGGAGAACAAATCAAAACATACTTAGATATAGATGCGCCTGCTGAAGGCGATCTTTTTTTTATCACAGCAGGTTCAAATAATTTCTTTCCCGATATAGATGAAGAAGTAATACCGGATAATATATCTACACCTGCAAGCGTATTAGAAGGATTAACCGAAAATATTACCACCTTAGCGGATGCTGGAGCAGAAAACTTCATTATCCCTAATATTGCACTTTTAGGTAGCCTTCCTTTTGCCAGGAATGAAGGAATTAGCGATGCTTTGAATACTGCATCAACTGAATTTAATTCTTTGCTCGGCAATAAATTAGATGACCTTGAAAATGAGTTAGGAATCAATATTATTGAATTAGATGTTGCTAGTGAAATTGCTCAAATCCTAGCAAACCCAAGCGCTTTCGGTTTAACAAACGTTAGCGAGCCAGCTTTAAATACAGAAACTCTAAATGTCGTACCTAATCCCAACGAATATTTTTGGTGGGATGAATTTCATGCGACAAGCGTTGTTTCGAGTTTAGTTGCTCAAAGTGTAATTGATGAGATTCCTAAAGATACAGTTGGATTCCGAGATACTAAAACTCCTGCTAATTTCCCTAGTGTTCAAAGTTTATCAATATCCTATAGTGACTATGAAACTAGTTACTCAATTGCTGACTCTGGAAAGGATACTAGTAATTATACATTTAGCTTTGGGGCTGCAAACGAATACTTAAATAGCTTTGTTTTCGGTGAAAGCAGTGAAATACTCTGGTTTGCAGATGCCAAGCAAAAAAACATACCTGGAGATATTCAGAATACTCTATTCGCGACAGACAGTTACTTATAA
- a CDS encoding DUF4114 domain-containing protein has protein sequence MTINGVNDVPVIDNIIANQTASENVAFNFTIPGNTFSDVDKGDNLTYTATLEDGVDHIRLLSDNTFGFEDLPNGGDSDYNDMIVKISFSI, from the coding sequence ATTACCATCAATGGCGTTAACGATGTACCAGTTATTGACAATATTATTGCCAATCAAACAGCTTCAGAAAATGTCGCCTTTAATTTTACCATTCCAGGAAATACATTTTCCGATGTTGATAAGGGAGATAATCTTACCTACACCGCAACTTTAGAAGATGGAGTTGACCATATTCGCTTACTCTCCGATAACACCTTTGGTTTTGAAGATTTACCCAACGGTGGAGACTCAGACTATAACGACATGATTGTCAAGATAAGTTTTAGCATTTAA
- a CDS encoding helix-turn-helix transcriptional regulator, producing MPKSKPKQQLSKLDSPWTCESTEVHINTVRQVQLEIIPTEKAQQMADFFGTLADPHRLRLLSALAKQELCVCDLAASVKMSESAVSHQLRILRTMRLVKYRREGRNVYYSLADSHVTNVYREVASHIDEAEV from the coding sequence ATGCCTAAATCTAAACCAAAACAGCAACTATCAAAACTTGATTCACCGTGGACTTGTGAGTCTACTGAAGTGCATATCAACACCGTTCGCCAAGTACAGCTAGAAATCATACCTACAGAAAAAGCACAGCAGATGGCTGATTTTTTCGGAACTTTAGCCGACCCGCACCGTTTGCGCCTGCTGTCGGCTTTAGCGAAACAAGAGTTGTGCGTTTGTGATTTAGCCGCATCTGTAAAGATGAGTGAATCTGCTGTCTCTCATCAACTGCGAATCTTACGTACTATGCGTCTGGTAAAATATCGCCGCGAAGGACGCAATGTTTATTACAGCTTGGCAGATAGTCACGTTACTAATGTATACCGTGAAGTGGCTTCTCACATTGACGAGGCAGAAGTTTGA